TCCTGCCATTTTCTCTCCTCATCTACCGCCTTTCCCGCAATTCTGACTGCTTTTAAGGCGTAACCTGCCGCACCAACACAATGATCTGCCATATGGGCTGTTGCAGCAGCGTGCCCTGCAGAACGGGCAATGACTGCAAACAAAGAATCCGTTGATTCTCCTGCCGCAGAATGGACTTCTCTTGCTGCTTTTATCGCATCACCCACAGGGGCAATTCCCTCTGCCCAGT
The genomic region above belongs to Methanomicrobium antiquum and contains:
- a CDS encoding putative immunity protein; translated protein: MRDIRFVAEHRGGLLKKEDHCLLMNWACDCAEHVFPLYGDIKDLRVKKAISAGRDWAEGIAPVGDAIKAAREVHSAAGESTDSLFAVIARSAGHAAATAHMADHCVGAAGYALKAVRIAGKAVDEERKWQDDKLSLKVRELVLSAREMKRI